A single Ziziphus jujuba cultivar Dongzao chromosome 11, ASM3175591v1 DNA region contains:
- the LOC125419242 gene encoding F-box protein At3g58530, which translates to MEAVEGETEELTWSRETVPKVLKLVSSRLSQKDLISVLLVSPWLNRTLVSCPSLWLTLDFREMNNAGNRLAVALSLPRYRHIKQINLEFAQDIEDKHLELVKGKCLDSLQNLESLNLNGCQKISDKGIEAITSACPKLKVFSIYWNVRVTDVGLTHLVKNCKHVIDLNLSGCKNISDRGLQLVAEHYPELEFLNLTRCVKLTDYGLQQILMKCSSLRSLNLYALSSFSNETYKKISLLSYLEFLDLCGAQNLLDDGLACIAKCKRLVSLNLTWCTSITDVGVIATAEGCTSLEFLSLFGIVRVTDKCLEALSRSCSHKITTLDVNGCIGIKRRSRDELLQLFPNLKCFKVHS; encoded by the exons ATGGAAGCAGTGGAAGGAGAAACAGAGGAGCTTACTTGGAGCAGAGAAACAGTGCCTAAGGTTCTCAAACTCGTGAGCTCCAGATTGTCCCAGAAAGACCTTATTTCTGTTCTGTTGGTTAGCCCATGGCTGAACCGGACTTTGGTCTCCTGTCCCTCTCTTTGgctg ACTCTTGACTTTCGTGAGATGAATAATGCTGGGAATAGACTTGCAGTTGCTCTTTCGCTG CCAAGATATAGGCACATAAAGCAGATAAACCTTGAATTTGCGCAAGATATTGAAGACAAACATCTTGAACTCGTAAAGGGCAAG TGTTTAGATTCTCTTCAAAATTTGGAGTCTCTGAATCTGAATGGCTGCCAGAAGATCTCTGATAAGGGAATTGAAGCTATAACCAGTGCTTGCCCCAAACTGAAGGTCTTTTCTATTTATTGGAATGTGAG GGTGACAGATGTTGGTTTAACACATCTGGTGAAGAACTGCAAACACGTTATTGATCTGAACTTAAGTGGCTGTAAG AATATATCAGATAGAGGTTTGCAATTAGTTGCCGAGCACTATCCAGAACTAGAGTTCCTGAATCTAACTAG GTGTGTCAAGTTAACAGACTATGGCTTGCAGCAAATATTGATGAAATGCTCTTCCCTCCGGAGTCTAAATCTATATGCCCTTTCCAG CTTCTCCAATGaaacttacaagaaaatatCGCTTCTATCCTATCTCGAATTCTTAGATTTGTGTGGTGCCCAG AATTTGTTAGATGATGGACTTGCCTGTATAGCTAAATGCAAAAGACTTGTCTCTCTCAATTTGACGTG gTGCACGAGTATCACCGATGTGGGGGTCATAGCCACCGCTGAGGGTTGTACGTCTCTCGAATTTCTTAG CTTATTTGGAATAGTTAGAGTGACTGACAAGTGCCTGGAAGCCCTTTCAAGATCTTGCTCACATAAAATCACGACCCTTGATGTGAATGGATGTATCGGAATTAAG AGACGGAGCCGCGATGAATTGCTTCAGTTGTTCCCAAATCTCAAGTGCTTTAAAGTGCATAGCTGA
- the LOC107432276 gene encoding carbon catabolite repressor protein 4 homolog 1 encodes MLSVVRVHLPSDIPIVGCELTPYVLVRRLDKTVINDDVPESAPIDGHFLRYKWYRIQSDKKVALCSVHPSEQATLQCLGCVKAKIPIAKSYHCSPKCFSDAWQHHRVLHERAASAVNENGNKEEELFGRYNSTGSGALNASLSGSASTPSLTNGSAPLYPAAITQRSGGETWFEVGLSKTYTPTADDIGHVLKFECVVVDAETKVPVGHANTILTSRVIPAPSPSPRRLIPVNGADMMHIDSDGRISSSGTFTVLSYNILSDAYATSELYSYCPSWALSWPYRRQNLLREIVGYRADIVCLQEVQCDHFEEFFAPELDKHGYTALYKRKTNEVYTGNTLTIDGCATFFRRDRFSHVKKYEVEFNKAAQSLTDAMIPSTQKKTALSRLVKDNVALIVVLEAKFSNQGADNPGKRQLLCVANTHVNVHQDLKDVKLWQVHTLLKGLEKIAASADIPMLVCGDFNSVPGSAPHALLAMGKVDPLHPDLTVDPLNILRPHSKLIHQLPLVSAYSSFARLGVGLGLEQQRRRLDPSTNEPLFTNCTRDFIGTLDYIFYTADSLTVESLLELLDEESLRKDTALPSPEWSSDHIALLAEFRCKSRPRR; translated from the exons ATGCTTAGCGTGGTACGCGTGCACCTTCCCTCGGATATCCCCATTGTAGGCTGCGAGCTCACGCCCTATGTTCTTGTTCGCCGACTTGACAAGACGGTCATTAACGATGATGTGCCCGAGTCTGCCCCGATTGATGGTCATTTCTTGAGATACAAGTG GTATCGCATTCAAAGTGATAAAAAAGTTGCTCTGTGTAGTGTTCACCCATCTGAGCAAGCCACATTGCAGTGCCTTGGTTGTGTTAAGGCCAAAATACCCATTGCTAAAAGTTACCATTGCTCTCCCAAGTGCTTTTCAGATGCATGGCAGCATCATCGTGTTCTGCATGAACGTGCTGCAAGCGCTGTAAATGAAAATGGAAACAAGGAGGAAGAATTATTTGGGCGGTATAACAGCACAGGATCTGGAGCTCTCAATGCTAGCTTATCCGGTTCTGCATCAACCCCTAGCTTGACAAATGGTTCTGCACCTCTATATCCTGCAGCCATTACACAGAGGAGTGGTGgcgaaacttggtttgaagttGGGCTTTCTAAAACCTATACGCCAACTGCTGATGATATTGGGCATGTTCTCAAGTTTGAGTGTGTTGTAGTAGATGCAGAAACTAAAGTACCAGTAGGACATGCCAATACAATATTAACTTCCCGTGTAATTCCAGCACCGTCTCCTAGCCCGCGCCGCTTGATCCCTGTCAATGGAGCTGATATGATGCATATAGATTCAGATGGTCGTATTTCATCCTCTGGAACTTTTACTGTGCTTTCGTACAACATTTTGTCTGATGCATATGCCACGAGTGAATTATACAGTTACTGCCCTTCATGGGCACTTTCCTGGCCATATCGCAGACAGAATCTTCTACGAGAAATAGTTGGATATCGTGCTGATATTGTTTGTCTTCAGGAG GTTCAATGCGATCATTTTGAGGAATTTTTTGCACCTGAGCTTGACAAACATGGCTATACAGCTTTATATAAGAGGAAAACGAATGAG GTATACACTGGAAATACACTAACTATTGATGGTTGTGCAACATTTTTCCGAAGAGACAGATTTTCACATGTTAAAAAATACGAG GTTGAATTTAATAAGGCTGCACAGTCATTGACTGATGCTATGATTCCAAGTACTCAGAAGAAAACCGCTTTAAGTCGATTGGTTAAG GATAATGTTGCACTCATTGTGGTCCTGGAAGCTAAATTTAGTAATCAGGGAGCTGATAATCCTGGGAAGCGACAGCTCCTTTGTGTG GCAAATACTCATGTCAATGTACACCAAGATCTAAAGGATGTCAAGCTCTGGcag GTACATACTCTCTTAAAAGGGTTGGAGAAAATAGCTGCCAGTGCTGATATTCCAATGCTGGTGTGTGGGGACTTTAATTCTGTTCCTGGAAG TGCTCCTCATGCACTCCTTGCTATGGGAAAGGTAGATCCACTGCATCCGGATTTAACAGTAGATCCTCTTAATATATTGCGTCCTCACAGCAAGCTGATACATCAACTGCCTTTG GTTAGTGCATATTCATCCTTTGCAAGATTGGGAGTTGGACTTGGTTTAGAGCAACAGAGAAGGAGATTGGATCCCTCAACAAATGAACCATTATTTACAAATTGTACTAGAGATTTTATTGGCACCCTAGATTACATATTTTACACAG CCGATTCTCTAACAGTTGAGTCCTTATTGGAGCTCTTGGACGAGGAAAGTTTAAGGAAAGACACAGCACTTCCATCACCCGAGTGGTCCTCTGATCATATAGCACTTTTAGCTGAATTTCGCTGCAAGTCTAGACCTAGACGTTGA
- the LOC125419448 gene encoding large ribosomal subunit protein eL21z/eL21y, whose amino-acid sequence MPAGHGLRSRTRDLFSRPFRKKGYIPLTTYLRTYKIGDYVDVKVNGAVHKGMPHKFYHGRTGRVWNVTKRAIGVEVNKQVGNRIIRKRIHVRVEHVQPSRCTEEFRLRKVKNDQLKAEAKARGEVISTKRQPEGPKPGFKVEGAQLETVTPIPYDVVNDLKGGY is encoded by the exons ATGCCGGCCGGACATGGTCTGAGATCTAGAACCCGCGATCTGTTTTCGAGGCCGTTCAGGAAGAAGGGTTACATCCCGCTCACCACTTATCTGAGGACTTACAAGATTGGGGACTATGTGGATGTCAAGGTGAACGGAGCTGTCCACAAGGGTATGCCCCACAAGTTCTACCATGGCCGCACTGGTCGTGTCTGGAATGTCACCAAGCGCGCCATCGGCGTCGAGGTCAACAAGCAG GTTGGGAATAGGATAATCAGGAAGAGGATCCATGTTCGTGTTGAGCATGTTCAGCCATCTAGGTGCACCGAGGAATTTCGGTTGAGGAAGGTGAAGAACGATCAGCTAAAAGCCGAGGCTAAGGCAAGAGGAGAGGTCATCAGCACAAAGAGGCAACCTGAGGGTCCTAAGCCTGGCTTCAAGGTGGAAGGAGCTCAGTTGGAAACAGTTACTCCCATTCCCTATGATGTTGTTAACGATCTCAAGGGTGgttattag
- the LOC125419494 gene encoding large ribosomal subunit protein eL21z/eL21y, giving the protein MPAGHGLRSRTRDLFSRPFRKKGYIPLTTYLRTYKIGEYVDIKVNGAVHKGMPHKFYHGRTGRVWNVTKRAIGVEVNKQVGNRIIRKRIHVRVEHVQPSRCTEEFRLRKVKNDQLKAEAKARGEVISTKRQPEGPKPGFKVEGAKLETVTPIPYDVVNDLKGGY; this is encoded by the exons ATGCCGGCCGGCCATGGTCTGAGATCTAGAACCCGCGATCTGTTTTCGAGGCCGTTCAGGAAGAAGGGTTATATCCCGCTCACCACCTATCTGAGGACTTACAAGATTGGGGAGTATGTGGATATCAAGGTGAACGGAGCTGTCCACAAGGGTATGCCCCACAAGTTCTACCATGGCCGCACTGGTCGTGTCTGGAACGTCACCAAGCGCGCCATTGGCGTCGAGGTCAACAAGCAG GTTGGGAATAGGATAATCAGGAAGAGGATCCATGTTCGTGTGGAGCATGTTCAGCCATCTAGATGCACCGAAGAATTTCGATTGAGGAAAGTGAAGAACGATCAGCTAAAGGCAGAGGCTAAGGCAAGAGGAGAGGTCATTAGTACAAAGAGGCAGCCAGAAGGTCCTAAGCCTGGCTTCAAGGTGGAAGGAGCTAAATTGGAAACAGTTACTCCCATTCCCTATGATGTTGTTAACGATCTCAAGGGTGGCTATTAG
- the LOC125419462 gene encoding dirigent protein 22-like encodes MSKSHPNLSKIFFTLSTVSFFFLTFTAAKNHSFSKTLSPKKYGLGREKLSHLHFFFHDIVSGKNPTAVRVAEGLMTNTSATGFGAVVMMDDPLTEGPDPSSKLVGRAQGIYASASQSEWGFLMVLNYVFVEGKYNGSTLSILGRNTVLSTVREMPVVGGSGLFRFARGYAQAKTHDFDIKTGDAVVEYNVYVFHY; translated from the coding sequence ATGTCTAAAAGTCATCCAAAcctctccaaaattttcttcaCTCTGTCAAccgtttctttcttcttcctcacCTTCACCGCCGCGAAAAACCACAGCTTCTCAAAAACCTTGTCTCCCAAAAAATATGGCCTTGGACGAGAGAAACTGAGCCACCTCCACTTCTTCTTCCACGACATAGTCAGCGGGAAAAACCCCACAGCCGTGAGAGTCGCAGAGGGGCTGATGACCAACACTTCGGCGACGGGTTTCGGTGCGGTGGTGATGATGGACGATCCATTGACGGAAGGGCCGGATCCGAGCTCCAAATTGGTTGGAAGAGCACAAGGAATATATGCCTCGGCATCACAGAGTGAGTGGGGTTTTTTAATGGTTCTCAATTACGTTTTCGTCGAAGGGAAATATAACGGAAGCACGCTAAGCATATTGGGTCGGAACACTGTTTTGTCGACCGTCAGAGAGATGCCGGTCGTCGGAGGCAGTGGGCTTTTCAGGTTTGCTAGGGGATATGCTCAGGCTAAGACTcatgattttgatattaaaactgGTGATGCTGTTGTGGAGTATAATGTCTATGTATTCCATTATTGA